From Aspergillus fumigatus Af293 chromosome 5, whole genome shotgun sequence, a single genomic window includes:
- a CDS encoding putative C2H2 finger and ankyrin domain protein: protein MVADNPLMEELLKRPLYVYDLPQELLSTLTAKGEDQPIAVEDTVELSSEPLDPSTLDPVIANSTSCALCKVSFLNVQEQREHVRSDHHRFNVKAQSRGNPTLDEAQFAKAVGDLDESISGSESSEEEDDNEDEQLSALLRRQARISQAAEEAEASASKKPASRSPLYWFSSSLLPSNTSLGVYRALFSNDEQDEPKHLVDSLRKKQLSPLPTQRPNAQPQTNGTTPSPHIFMCMIGGGHFAAMLVSLTPQIHRKQGGVEERQACVIAHKSFHRYTTRRKQGGSQSASDAARGAAHSAGSSLRRYNEAALEKEIRELLRDWKEMIDSAQLLFIRATGNTNRKILFGQYEGQFLKQNDPRIRGFPFSTRRATQDELMRCFKELTRVKVSQIDEAALAAVVAKQRAEAVKPPTPRPQQKPKVSKEEEEAILHTSQIQALIRRSKVPALMSYLSKNSIPSSFSFRPPDSPQNFRCPTPLHFAANLNSPSVVSALLTKADADPTIANGEGRTAFELAGDRATRDAFRVARHELGESKWNWDAAKVPAAVSKEEVDSRAERERKIAEEEEAKRRKTELERLRKEEAARAASLQETRKVGGRALGAMEKTASEKREEEMRGMTPEMRMRLERERRARAAEERIRRMQGR, encoded by the exons ATGGTCGCAGATAATCCTTTGATGGAAGAGTTATTGAAAAGACCTCTATATG TGTATGATCTTCCTCAGGAACTTCTTTCGACTTTAACAGCCAAGGGCGAAGACCAACCCATAGCTGTCGAAGACACTGTCGAACTCTCTAGTGAACCGCTTGATCCGTCGACGCTAGACCCGGTGATCGCTAACTCCACATCTTGCGCACTTTGCAAAGTCTCCTTTCTAAATGTACAAGAACAACGGGAGCACGTTCGGTCGGACCACCATAGATTCAACGTCAAAGCGCAATCTCGAGGCAACCCTACATTAGACGAGGCACAATTTGCTAAAGCGGTTGGAGATTTGGATGAGTCGATATCTGGCTCCGAGTCgtcagaggaggaagatgataaCGAAGACGAGCAGCTCTCGGCCTTGCTGAGAAGGCAGGCCAGGATATCCCAGGCAgctgaggaggcggaggcaTCAGCAAGCAAGAAGCCGGCTTCCAGGAGCCCTCTTTACTGGTTTTCAAGCTCTCTGTTGCCATCCAACACATCACTAGGTGTCTATAGAGCTTTGTTCTCAAACGACGAACAAGATGAGCCTAAGCACCTCGTTGATTCGTTGCGAAAGAAGCAACTATCGCCGCTACCGACACAAAGACCGAATGCACAACCACAAACGAACGGAACCACGCCCAGTCCGCATATCTTCATGTGCATGATAGGAGGTGGCCATTTTGCTGCCATGTTGGTCTCTCTGACTCCCCAAATTCATCGCAAACAAGGTGGTGTTGAGGAACGGCAGGCCTGCGTCATCGCCCACAAGTCATTTCACCGCTATACAACGAGACGGAAGCAAGGTGGTTCTCAATCTGCTAGTGACGCCGCTCGAGGAGCGGCACATTCGGCAGGTTCCAGCCTTCGAAGGTATAACGAGGCTGctctggagaaggagatcagAGAGCTCCTGAGAGactggaaggagatgatCGATAGTGCACAACTGTTATTCATCCGAGCGACTGGCAATACCAACCGAAAGATCCTGTTTGGTCAGTATGAGGGTCAATTTCTAAAACAGAATGATCCCAGAATAAGAGGGTTCCCATTCAGCACTCGTCGAGCCACGCAAGATGAGCTTATGAGGTGCTTCAAAGAACTTACTCGCGTCAAAGTAAGTCAGATCGATGAAGCGGCCCTTGCAGCAGTGGTGGCAAAACAGAGGGCAGAAGCGGTCAAGCCTCCAACACCACGGCCACAACAAAAGCCCAAAGTGTctaaggaggaggaggaagctatACTGCATACATCTCAGATCCAAGCCCTAATTCGAAGGTCCAAAGTACCGGCGTTGATGTCTTATCTCTCCAAAAACTCTATACCCTCATCTTTCTCATTCCGTCCACCAGATTCTCCGCAAAATTTCCGCTGTCCTACTCCCTTGCATTTTGCAGCGAATTTGAACTCCCCATCCGTAGTTTCAGCCCTCCTCACAAAGGCTGACGCAGATCCAACGATAGCCAACGGCGAAGGAAGAACTGCTTTCGAACTTGCCGGTGACAGAGCTACCCGTGATGCATTCCGTGTTGCACGTCACGAACTGGGGGAGTCCAAATGGAACTGGGACGCTGCCAAGGTCCCAGCGGCGGTAtccaaggaggaggttgatagTCGCGCAGAAAGGGAGCGGAAAattgcagaagaggaagaggcaaaGAGGCGCAAGACCGAATTAGAGCGACtaaggaaggaggaagctgctaGAGCAGCCTCACTGCAAGAAACGAGAAAAGTGGGAGGCCGAGCATTAGGAGCGATGGAAAAGACGGCATCtgaaaagagagaagaagaaatgagGGGAATGACACCggagatgaggatgagactGGAGAGAGAGCGTCGCGCTAGGGCAGCGGAGGAACGCATTCGAAGGATGCAGGGAAGGTAA